One stretch of Balneola sp. MJW-20 DNA includes these proteins:
- a CDS encoding PorV/PorQ family protein, whose translation MIKKSSFIVIVAALASSPELFAQSRAGTTAAPFLTMGVGAKGQSLGNANSIMSTGAEGLFWNPATISIDRGYGSGISAMFNVHELFVGVEAYATGLVLPIGKGKSIGLGANLVNYGRQDVRTVSEPQGTGATFGAYDLSIGVSYAQNLAENFYFGVTTKFVQQKIFDMTAETFAFDFGFVLLTDYLNGASLGATISNFGGTMQMNGINTRYVIDIDPNSDGNNTNVPSNLYTDEWDLPLSFKFGLAVPAVKTDFLELNLMSELQQTNDNNMNVDNGAQLSYLTKTIQFHVRSGYRDFLIGDEVDSHFSYGLGVSLKTASGPTIVFDFAQVPFEYLGMTTLLDIKLFF comes from the coding sequence TTGATAAAAAAATCTAGTTTTATAGTAATCGTAGCAGCTTTAGCTTCTTCTCCGGAGTTGTTTGCGCAAAGCAGGGCTGGTACAACGGCAGCACCCTTCTTGACGATGGGGGTCGGAGCCAAGGGACAATCTCTTGGGAACGCTAACTCGATTATGAGTACGGGAGCTGAAGGCCTCTTCTGGAATCCGGCGACTATTTCAATCGATCGTGGATATGGATCTGGCATCTCAGCGATGTTTAATGTGCACGAATTGTTCGTTGGAGTTGAGGCTTATGCCACCGGGTTAGTTCTGCCTATTGGAAAAGGTAAGAGTATCGGCCTGGGTGCCAATCTTGTCAATTATGGCAGACAGGATGTGAGAACGGTCTCTGAACCACAGGGAACCGGTGCTACCTTCGGTGCTTATGACCTGAGTATTGGGGTTTCCTATGCCCAGAACCTGGCTGAAAACTTTTACTTCGGAGTCACTACAAAATTTGTGCAGCAGAAGATCTTCGATATGACTGCCGAAACCTTCGCTTTTGATTTTGGTTTTGTGTTGCTGACAGATTATCTGAACGGTGCATCCCTTGGGGCCACGATCAGTAACTTTGGCGGGACCATGCAAATGAATGGTATAAACACCAGATATGTGATTGATATCGATCCAAACTCTGATGGTAATAACACCAACGTCCCATCAAATCTGTATACAGATGAATGGGACCTGCCATTATCGTTTAAATTTGGATTGGCAGTACCGGCTGTAAAAACTGATTTTCTGGAACTTAACCTGATGTCAGAACTACAGCAGACAAACGATAATAACATGAATGTAGACAACGGTGCTCAACTTTCTTATCTCACTAAAACTATCCAGTTCCATGTCAGGTCCGGATACAGAGATTTCTTAATTGGGGATGAAGTGGATTCACACTTCAGTTACGGATTGGGTGTCAGTTTAAAAACTGCCAGCGGACCTACAATTGTATTTGATTTTGCGCAGGTTCCTTTCGAATATTTAGGCATGACAACTCTACTTGATATAAAGTTATTCTTTTAA
- a CDS encoding nucleoside deaminase: MSHTNGKSGKEEYLRLAFQLAREAKELGDGAFGAIVIDESKKVIARAGNTTTSENSVTYHAEINAIQQAEYNRGKGKLKGCTLISSAEPCAMCAAAIVWSGLSRVIYGVSISAMQQAGIHQIDIESRKIFEKAEHDIEVHGPVMEEEGMEVFAK, encoded by the coding sequence ATGTCACATACCAATGGGAAGTCCGGCAAGGAGGAATATCTCCGGCTGGCCTTCCAATTAGCAAGAGAGGCAAAGGAGCTGGGAGATGGTGCATTCGGTGCCATCGTGATTGACGAGAGCAAGAAGGTCATTGCCCGTGCAGGAAATACAACCACGTCTGAGAACTCTGTGACCTATCATGCAGAGATCAATGCCATCCAGCAGGCAGAGTATAATCGCGGAAAGGGCAAACTAAAGGGATGCACGCTGATAAGCAGCGCTGAACCCTGCGCTATGTGTGCAGCGGCTATCGTGTGGTCCGGATTAAGCCGGGTAATCTACGGAGTCTCTATCAGCGCTATGCAACAGGCAGGGATCCATCAGATCGACATCGAAAGCCGGAAGATCTTTGAAAAGGCTGAACATGACATCGAAGTGCACGGGCCGGTGATGGAAGAAGAGGGCATGGAAGTTTTTGCTAAATGA
- a CDS encoding Xaa-Pro dipeptidyl-peptidase gives MKSLFRSFLFTAALLFVHFNYSIAQEIKIPVVEDGRAQVIEELQNPDNWIREDLWVETEFDSDRDGQPDRVHVDVTRPKWTEDGLKLPVIYETSPYYAGTAGFEEGLFWNVRRELGAAGRKDMVEIRKQRVHPEVQRRGERPVISNSQVRTWVPRGYIVVHSSSPGTGLSDGSPTVGGENESLAPKAVIQWLTGKANGYSTREGDEKVEAYWSTGKVGMTGTSYNGTLPLAAATTGVEGLEVIIPVAPNTSYYHYYRSNGLVRSPGGYLGEDIDVLYDFIHSGKEEMRAGNNKRVRDDILMANMDRETGDYNKFWAGRDYLNDMDGMKAALFMSHGFNDWNVMPEHSYRIYEKAKEMGLHTQIYYHQFGHGGPPPVEMMNRWFTHYLFGVDNGIQNETGAWIVREYDDVSEPTYYADYPNPAAEPVTMYLSSGAPERGGLTLNKPSKQGTETLEDNFSFTGEALARAEITDHRLIYLSPVLEDSVHISGLAEITVRLASSKPAANLSVWLVSLPWTEQRNGRITDNIITRGWADPQNYKSLTDGEPLEPGKFYEMTFELQPDDQIIPPGQQIGLMIFSSDKEYTLHPDPGTKLTIDLDGTMLTLPVVGGVSAFK, from the coding sequence ATGAAATCATTATTCAGATCTTTTCTTTTTACAGCTGCTCTGCTGTTTGTTCATTTCAATTATTCTATCGCCCAGGAAATAAAGATCCCTGTTGTCGAGGACGGAAGAGCACAGGTCATTGAAGAACTGCAGAACCCGGATAACTGGATCCGCGAGGATCTTTGGGTAGAAACTGAATTTGATTCGGACCGTGATGGTCAGCCGGACCGGGTTCATGTGGATGTAACCCGACCAAAGTGGACCGAAGATGGACTGAAACTCCCGGTGATCTACGAAACCAGTCCCTATTATGCAGGCACGGCAGGATTTGAAGAGGGTTTGTTCTGGAATGTCCGCAGGGAACTGGGAGCCGCCGGTCGTAAGGACATGGTAGAGATCCGCAAGCAGCGGGTGCATCCGGAAGTGCAGCGCAGAGGAGAGCGCCCGGTTATATCTAATTCTCAGGTACGCACCTGGGTACCCAGAGGTTATATAGTAGTGCATTCCTCATCACCCGGAACCGGATTATCCGACGGTTCCCCAACCGTGGGTGGCGAAAATGAATCTCTGGCACCAAAAGCAGTCATACAGTGGCTGACCGGGAAGGCGAACGGTTATTCCACTCGTGAAGGAGACGAAAAGGTGGAAGCCTACTGGTCAACCGGTAAAGTAGGTATGACCGGAACTTCTTATAACGGTACCCTGCCGCTTGCTGCAGCCACCACCGGAGTGGAGGGACTGGAAGTGATCATTCCGGTAGCTCCAAATACTTCATACTACCATTATTACCGCTCTAACGGACTGGTCCGCAGTCCCGGAGGATATCTGGGTGAGGACATTGATGTATTGTACGATTTCATCCACAGCGGAAAAGAAGAGATGCGTGCGGGGAATAACAAACGTGTCCGGGATGACATCCTGATGGCGAACATGGATCGTGAGACTGGTGATTACAACAAATTCTGGGCCGGACGTGATTATCTGAACGATATGGATGGCATGAAGGCAGCCCTGTTCATGAGTCACGGGTTCAACGACTGGAACGTGATGCCGGAGCACAGTTACCGTATTTATGAAAAAGCCAAAGAAATGGGGCTGCATACACAGATCTATTATCATCAGTTTGGACATGGCGGACCTCCTCCCGTGGAAATGATGAACCGCTGGTTCACGCACTATCTGTTTGGCGTAGATAATGGAATTCAGAATGAGACGGGTGCCTGGATCGTACGCGAATACGATGACGTTAGTGAACCAACCTATTACGCCGATTATCCGAATCCGGCCGCTGAACCGGTGACCATGTACCTCAGTTCAGGTGCACCGGAAAGAGGTGGCCTAACGCTTAATAAGCCCTCAAAACAAGGCACTGAGACCCTGGAAGATAATTTTTCTTTCACCGGGGAAGCACTGGCCAGAGCTGAAATTACCGATCACAGGCTGATCTACCTGAGTCCCGTACTTGAAGATTCCGTACATATTTCGGGACTGGCAGAGATCACAGTCCGGCTTGCAAGCAGCAAGCCTGCTGCAAACCTGTCAGTATGGCTAGTTAGTTTACCCTGGACCGAGCAACGTAACGGCCGGATCACCGACAATATCATTACCCGGGGCTGGGCTGATCCGCAGAATTATAAGAGCTTAACGGACGGTGAGCCCCTGGAACCGGGCAAATTCTACGAAATGACCTTCGAGTTACAACCCGATGATCAGATCATTCCTCCGGGACAGCAGATCGGACTAATGATCTTCAGTAGTGATAAGGAATACACTTTGCATCCGGATCCGGGTACGAAGCTGACTATAGATCTGGACGGGACGATGTTAACGCTTCCGGTAGTCGGAGGGGTTTCAGCGTTTAAATAA
- a CDS encoding potassium channel beta subunit family protein, whose product MQYRFLGRSGLKVSALSFGSWVTFGEQVDTDLAYDQMKTAYDAGVNFFDNAEAYEMGKSEVIMGKVIKKAGWKRSDLVLSTKIFWGGDGPNDTGLSFKHIKEGTEAALERLQTDYVDLLFCHRPDLYTPIEETVWAMNQMISEGKALYWGTSEWSAEQIRKAYDFAKQEHLRPPLMEQPQYNMFHRDRVEKEYRMLYEDIGLGTTIWSPLASGLLTGKYNDGIPEGSRLDLEKYSWLRKQLLETEEGRAKLKKVKKLAPLADDIGVTMPQLALIWCLKNENVSTVITGASNVKQVEQNMSAIDNMDKVDDAAMERIEEILANKPGEEQDWRG is encoded by the coding sequence ATGCAGTATAGATTTTTAGGCAGATCGGGATTAAAAGTATCAGCATTATCATTTGGTTCATGGGTAACTTTCGGCGAACAGGTAGACACTGACCTGGCTTATGATCAGATGAAGACAGCCTATGATGCTGGCGTGAATTTCTTCGATAATGCTGAAGCCTATGAAATGGGTAAGTCGGAGGTCATCATGGGCAAAGTGATCAAAAAAGCCGGCTGGAAACGTTCTGATCTGGTGTTATCCACCAAGATCTTCTGGGGTGGAGACGGACCTAATGACACGGGACTTTCTTTCAAGCATATCAAAGAGGGGACAGAAGCTGCACTTGAGCGGCTTCAGACTGATTATGTGGACCTTCTCTTCTGTCACCGGCCTGATCTTTATACTCCAATTGAAGAAACCGTTTGGGCGATGAATCAGATGATCAGTGAAGGAAAGGCGTTGTACTGGGGAACCAGTGAATGGAGTGCCGAGCAGATCCGTAAAGCCTATGACTTTGCAAAACAGGAACACCTGAGGCCGCCGCTTATGGAACAGCCCCAATACAATATGTTTCATCGTGATCGGGTAGAGAAAGAATACCGGATGCTTTATGAAGATATCGGACTCGGAACAACGATCTGGAGTCCGTTGGCCAGCGGATTGCTGACCGGTAAATACAATGACGGTATACCGGAAGGGTCACGTCTGGATCTGGAAAAATACAGCTGGCTCAGAAAGCAGTTACTGGAGACTGAAGAAGGCCGTGCTAAACTAAAAAAAGTAAAAAAGCTGGCGCCACTTGCCGATGACATCGGGGTGACCATGCCTCAGCTGGCACTGATCTGGTGTTTGAAAAATGAAAATGTAAGCACGGTGATCACCGGAGCTTCCAATGTAAAGCAGGTTGAACAGAATATGAGTGCCATTGATAATATGGATAAAGTGGATGATGCAGCCATGGAAAGAATAGAGGAGATCCTGGCGAACAAACCAGGCGAGGAACAGGACTGGAGAGGATAA
- a CDS encoding family 16 glycosylhydrolase, producing the protein MRLSLLLLLKICLLLISGCEERSVSSTDTDIDEIPGYELVWNDEFDQNSLDESSWEYMNGNGSEYGLDGWGNNELQYYTNNSRNIKVEDGLLVITALNEKLGNNNYTSARIRTKGLVDRKFGIIEARMKLPKGQGIWPAFWMLPTENVYGGWPSSGEIDIMELVGHEPDVVHGTVHYGQRYPNNSKTGRPYRIEQGDFSDDFHVFRIVWEENVIRWFVDETLYYSITPSTLSPENWPFNEDFHLLLNVAVGGDWPGNPDETTSFPQKLQVDYVRWYQSSN; encoded by the coding sequence ATGAGATTATCACTTCTTTTATTGTTAAAAATTTGCCTTCTACTGATTTCAGGGTGTGAGGAGAGATCTGTCTCTTCGACGGATACCGATATTGATGAGATCCCTGGTTATGAGCTTGTCTGGAATGATGAGTTTGATCAAAATTCACTGGACGAATCCAGCTGGGAATACATGAACGGCAACGGATCAGAATACGGATTGGATGGCTGGGGAAATAATGAGTTACAGTATTACACGAATAACAGCAGAAATATTAAAGTAGAGGATGGCTTATTGGTGATAACAGCCCTGAATGAAAAGTTAGGTAACAATAATTACACTTCAGCAAGGATACGCACAAAAGGGCTGGTAGATCGCAAATTTGGAATTATAGAAGCGAGAATGAAGCTACCTAAAGGTCAGGGTATATGGCCTGCATTCTGGATGTTGCCTACGGAAAACGTCTATGGAGGATGGCCGTCCTCAGGTGAAATTGATATAATGGAACTTGTTGGGCATGAGCCGGATGTTGTTCATGGCACCGTTCACTATGGTCAGCGCTATCCTAATAATTCCAAGACTGGTCGACCATACCGTATCGAACAGGGAGACTTCAGTGATGATTTTCATGTATTCCGGATCGTCTGGGAAGAAAATGTCATTCGGTGGTTCGTTGATGAAACGCTTTATTACAGTATCACACCCTCAACACTTAGTCCCGAGAATTGGCCTTTCAACGAAGACTTCCACTTGTTGTTGAATGTGGCCGTCGGCGGTGACTGGCCCGGCAACCCGGATGAAACCACCAGTTTCCCGCAGAAACTGCAGGTTGACTACGTGCGGTGGTATCAGTCCTCTAACTGA
- a CDS encoding peptidylprolyl isomerase, with amino-acid sequence MFTLVLTVSILITYGCSSDPIPEEEQVLFSVNDFELTVFDFENAYVGYLIESGRNDTKGERLIFMNQWIDELLLAEDAANKDYTGKQAYRRAIERQKRKIMADVYFVDEVNKILDDPTEDELRIAFGKSKRKVYVRHLFSRNPVELIEPYQLLENGESFVDVANAFYETEEYDSLAGYLGPISYFNADDKFAETAFSLPQGEYSEPVRSKYGYHIIYIDFIEFPAILTEDEYQLKIDGTTSRLKLRQQALSTNDYVYNLMSSLDVEVERDNILKLREAIAGISEEQDQIRSIQDETDVESWDNSKIDRLRIEFEEEEVLGSYILNGTSYEFTFGDYLSWLRYLPFAESKAYTGASVGRAMRNQVFYQLAEENGYADNDFVNKELQKFGRDKLAQVYMYDIIQDAIKDTAQVDVPADFRNRMLKNVQLIIDTDYWFIAAQNKDEAFDVKEKLSEGKSPQSFDNFNSITDARVSLDESNYNIIRDAILNTPLIAFSDTDGWIVINVLSREVIRGDSENLVKVDVQKRYKAYTSVNQVVDSLRKEAEVYIDTLLFDKIYELSRESD; translated from the coding sequence TTGTTTACGCTGGTTCTTACAGTATCAATTTTAATTACTTATGGTTGCAGTTCCGATCCGATCCCGGAAGAAGAACAGGTTCTGTTCAGTGTCAATGATTTTGAACTGACAGTATTTGACTTTGAGAACGCCTATGTAGGTTATCTGATCGAGTCAGGAAGGAATGATACCAAAGGTGAACGCCTGATCTTTATGAATCAGTGGATCGATGAACTCCTGCTGGCGGAAGATGCGGCTAATAAAGACTATACCGGGAAACAGGCTTACCGAAGAGCAATTGAGCGTCAGAAGCGCAAAATAATGGCAGATGTTTACTTTGTGGATGAAGTAAACAAGATACTGGATGATCCGACCGAAGATGAACTCAGAATTGCCTTCGGTAAATCAAAAAGGAAAGTATATGTTCGCCATCTCTTTTCACGCAATCCGGTAGAGCTTATTGAACCCTATCAGCTTCTGGAAAACGGGGAATCCTTTGTGGATGTCGCAAATGCCTTCTATGAAACGGAAGAATATGATTCACTTGCCGGCTACCTTGGCCCGATCAGTTACTTTAATGCAGACGATAAATTTGCTGAAACAGCATTTAGTTTACCCCAGGGTGAATATTCAGAACCTGTACGAAGTAAATATGGATATCATATTATCTATATTGATTTCATAGAGTTTCCTGCCATCTTAACGGAAGATGAGTATCAGCTTAAGATCGATGGTACCACCAGCCGGCTTAAGCTCAGACAGCAGGCACTGTCAACCAATGACTATGTCTATAACCTCATGTCCTCGCTCGATGTTGAAGTGGAAAGGGATAATATTCTGAAGCTCAGAGAAGCTATAGCCGGCATTTCAGAAGAACAGGATCAGATCCGTTCTATACAGGATGAAACCGATGTAGAAAGCTGGGATAACTCTAAAATTGATCGCCTGAGAATTGAATTTGAGGAAGAGGAGGTACTTGGATCTTACATTCTTAACGGTACTTCCTACGAATTTACTTTTGGTGACTACCTGAGCTGGCTTCGTTATTTGCCATTTGCAGAATCAAAAGCGTATACAGGAGCATCTGTTGGAAGAGCGATGCGAAATCAGGTATTCTATCAGCTGGCTGAAGAAAACGGCTATGCTGATAATGACTTCGTAAACAAGGAATTACAGAAGTTTGGCAGGGATAAACTTGCCCAGGTTTATATGTACGACATCATACAGGATGCTATTAAAGACACAGCTCAGGTAGATGTACCTGCTGACTTCCGAAACCGTATGCTCAAAAACGTTCAGTTGATCATAGATACCGACTACTGGTTTATTGCTGCTCAAAACAAAGACGAGGCCTTTGATGTAAAAGAGAAGCTATCGGAAGGTAAGTCTCCACAATCATTTGATAACTTCAACTCGATCACGGACGCACGGGTTAGTTTGGATGAATCAAATTATAATATCATCAGGGATGCTATTCTCAATACTCCGCTGATTGCTTTTTCTGATACCGATGGGTGGATCGTGATCAATGTACTGAGCAGAGAAGTGATCCGGGGAGATAGTGAAAACCTCGTTAAGGTGGATGTTCAGAAACGATACAAAGCATACACATCGGTAAATCAAGTAGTCGACAGCTTAAGAAAGGAAGCCGAGGTATACATTGATACACTGCTCTTCGATAAGATTTACGAGTTAAGCAGAGAATCTGATTAG
- a CDS encoding 1-phosphofructokinase family hexose kinase, which translates to MSKKKVLTITMNPSLDVGSEAEDVITDEKTRCEEPVYDPGGGGINVARVLTRLGVEADALLIAGGHTGNKLIEMLEEESIRIHTIRSRQDTRQNIAIIDNSAGKQYRFVFPGRVPDESVWIKVLDQIRQSISAYDYVVASGSLPEGVPDDLYSRIGKVATDAGKKFVIDTYGEALMKGIRSGAYFIKPNKEEFEDLKELFGVSTDKDLLDKMFKSGIEQVVQTFGKEKTVLHTPERSYEFIPPTIKPRSTIGAGDSFVGGMIAGLVNGLSRDKAVCYGISAAASTLLSEGTDLCDKDEVERIYLENYGE; encoded by the coding sequence TTGAGCAAAAAGAAAGTCCTTACCATAACTATGAACCCCTCGCTGGATGTCGGTTCTGAAGCAGAAGATGTAATTACCGATGAAAAGACCCGATGTGAGGAACCCGTCTACGATCCCGGAGGCGGCGGGATCAATGTAGCCCGTGTTCTGACCCGGCTGGGTGTAGAAGCAGATGCACTTTTGATCGCCGGTGGTCATACCGGTAATAAGCTCATTGAAATGCTGGAAGAAGAATCCATCCGGATCCATACGATTCGTTCCAGACAGGACACCCGGCAGAACATCGCTATCATAGACAATAGTGCCGGCAAACAGTATCGCTTTGTATTCCCGGGCAGAGTCCCTGATGAGAGCGTCTGGATAAAGGTGCTGGATCAGATCCGGCAAAGTATTTCAGCATATGATTATGTGGTTGCCAGTGGCAGCCTGCCTGAAGGAGTGCCGGATGACCTATACAGTCGTATCGGGAAGGTCGCAACTGATGCCGGCAAAAAGTTTGTAATTGATACTTATGGAGAAGCACTTATGAAAGGGATCCGCTCGGGAGCTTATTTCATAAAGCCCAACAAGGAAGAATTTGAAGATCTTAAAGAGCTCTTCGGTGTCAGTACCGATAAGGACCTGCTGGACAAAATGTTTAAAAGTGGCATTGAACAGGTCGTACAGACCTTCGGCAAAGAAAAGACCGTATTACACACCCCCGAAAGATCCTATGAATTTATTCCTCCTACGATCAAACCCCGAAGTACGATCGGCGCGGGAGACAGTTTTGTAGGAGGCATGATTGCAGGACTTGTCAACGGACTGTCGAGAGACAAAGCCGTTTGTTACGGGATCTCTGCTGCTGCAAGTACGCTTCTAAGTGAAGGAACAGATCTGTGCGACAAGGATGAGGTGGAACGGATCTATCTTGAAAATTATGGGGAATAA